Proteins encoded within one genomic window of Lampris incognitus isolate fLamInc1 chromosome 1, fLamInc1.hap2, whole genome shotgun sequence:
- the si:dkey-6i22.5 gene encoding polyamine-modulated factor 1, translating to MEERDEVNKKCATDNACTTEEVNDQPDEATGETSSQLSSAKSASKQPGAAAQVGSRLKLFNKVMEKSLGKFIDDASFHRFTNAFQPLYKKDPGLMKSIHKQFIIDLQRTVKADIDRVIEEGQLQVKLDDLDKLERAANSTDPAWRPTGVPEEDLCSFVMPYYQKQEAYLRRELKKIQRENAALAQGVQAGRECIAQTELRIATAADEWKESVREYQKLAPSLCPVDTFDV from the exons ATGGAGGAAAGGGACGAAGTGAACAAGAAATGCGCTACAGACAACGCCTGCACGACGGAAGAAGTGAACGACCAGCCTGACGAGGCTACAGGAGAAACCTCGTCTCAGTTGTCCAGCGCTAAAAGCGCGTCTAAGCAGCCCGGCGCGGCCGCTCAGGTGGGGAGCAGGCTGAAATTATTCAACAAAGTAATGGAGAAGAGCCTGGGGAAATTCATCGACGACGCCAG TTTTCACAGATTCACGAACGCGTTCCAGCCGTTATACAAGAAGGACCCTGGGCTGATGAAGAGCATCCATAAGCAGTTCATCATAGACCTGCAGAGAACTGTAAAG GCGGACATCGACAGGGTGATCGAAGAGGGACAGTTGCAGGTTAAGTTGGATGATTTGGACAAACTGGAGAGAGCTGCTAACAGCACAGACCCAGCATG GCGTCCTACTGGGGTCCCTGAAGAGGACCTGTGCAGTTTTGTGATGCCCTATTACCAAAAGCAGGAGGCCTACCTGCGACGGGAGCTGAAGAAGATCCAAAGGGAGAATGCTGCCCTAGCACAGGGGGTGCAGGCTGGCAGAGAGTGCATTGCTCAGACAGAACTACGCATTGCAACAGCTGCAGATGAGTGGAAG